One genomic region from Vitis riparia cultivar Riparia Gloire de Montpellier isolate 1030 chromosome 17, EGFV_Vit.rip_1.0, whole genome shotgun sequence encodes:
- the LOC117903965 gene encoding pyruvate dehydrogenase E1 component subunit beta-1, mitochondrial-like, with product MWGTMRQRVSYLALSRTRPVVYASRSYASGPKQMTVREALNTAIDEEMSADPKVFLMGEEVGEYQGAYKISKGLLDKYGPGRVIDTPITEAGFAGIGVGAAYHGLKPIIEFMTFNFSLQAIDHIINSAAKSNYMSAGQISVPIVFRGPNGAAAGVGAQHSQCFAAWYGACPGLKVLVPYSSEDARGLLKAAIRDPDPVVFLENELLYGQSFPVSEEALDSSFSLPIGKAKIEREGKDVTIVTYARMVDYSLQAAEILAKEGISAEVINLRSIRPLDRSAINASVRKTSRLVTVEEGFPQHGVGAEICMSVIEESFDFLDAPVERIAGADIPMPYAANLERMALPQIDDIIRAAKRTCYRSAPKAAAA from the exons atgtGGGGGACTATGAGGCAACGAGTCAGCTACTTG GCCTTGAGCAGGACTCGACCTGTAGTATACGCATCCAGAAGTTATGCATCTGGACCAAAGCAG ATGACAGTACGGGAAGCTTTGAATACTGCAATTGATGAAGAGATGTCTGCAGATCCTAAAGTTTTTTTGATGGGTGAAGAG GTTGGTGAATATCAAGGTGCCTACAAG ATTTCCAAAGGGCTTTTGGACAAGTATGGTCCTGGGAGGGTTATTGATACTCCAATCACAGAG GCGGGCTTTGCCGGAATTGGAGTTGGTGCTGCTTACCATGGTCTTAAGCCTATCATAGAATTTATGACATTTAATTTCTCCTTGCAG GCAATTGACCATATAATTAATTCAGCTGCAAAGTCAAACTATATGTCTGCTGGTCAGATATCTGTGCCTATTGTTTTCAGAGGGCCAAATGGGGCTGCTGCAGGAGTTGGTGCCCAGCATTCTCAG TGCTTTGCGGCATGGTATGGTGCATGCCCTGGTTTGAAGGTGCTGGTTCCATATTCATCAGAGGACGCTCGGGGCCTGTTAAAAGCTGCTATAAGGGACCCTGACCCTGTTGTTTTCCTTGAAAACGAATTGCT ATATGGTCAGTCTTTCCCTGTTTCAGAGGAAGCTCTTGATTCCAGTTTCTCCCTTCCAATAGGGAAAGCAAAG ATAGAGCGAGAAGGAAAGGATGTAACTATTGTCACTTACGCAAGGATGGTTGATTATTCTCTCCAG GCAGCTGAAATACTCGCAAAAGAAGGAATTAGTGCTGAG GTTATAAATCTTCGCTCAATCCGTCCCCTTGACAGATCGGCAATCAATGCCTCAGTCAGGAAAACTAGCAGACTGGTGACTGTTGAAGAGGGGTTCCCTCAACATGGTGTTGGCGCTGAGATCTG TATGTCTGTTATTGAGGAGAGCTTTGATTTTCTTGATGCACCTGTTGAAAGGATTGCAGGGGCAGATATTCCCATGCCTTATGCAGCAAATCTTGAGAGGATGGCTCTTCCACAG ATTGATGATATCATTCGTGCGGCAAAGAGGACTTGCTACAGATCAGCTCCTAAGGCTGCAGCCGCTTAG
- the LOC117903963 gene encoding probable 2,3-bisphosphoglycerate-independent phosphoglycerate mutase: MDSAVKPKTRVAFVLIDGIGDVSLPRLGYKTPLQAAKIPNLDAIASAGVNGLMDPVEVGLGCGSDTAHLSLLGYNPRIYYRGRGAFESMGAGLAMLPGDIAFKSNFATLDEKTGIVTSRRADRHFEEEGPILCAALDGMKLPSFPQYEVRVRYATEHRCGVVVKGPNLSGNISGTDPLKDNRLLLQATALDDTDEAKHTAAVVNELSKEISGILVSHPLNAKRAAEGKNIANVVLLRGCGIRIEVPPFEKKHGLWPCMVAPTKIIAGLGLSLGIDILEAPGATGDYRTLLTSKATAIAKALSAPLQSCPSVFVPGEDEHKPGRSDGYDFGFLHIKAIDDAGHDKASIFKVKAMEAVDRAIGQLARLLWQAESTGKFEYYLCVTGDHSTPVEYGDHSFEPVPFAICQLKDFVDAMGGEAVIMKTSLEPFPLPTIKGDEDLTEGLEKMEERSKQAFNGDSVSEFTEIAAARGCLGRFSGSEMMGIIKTYLKLKA; this comes from the exons ATGGATAGTGCAGTCAAGCCTAAGACAAGAGTGGCATTTGTGCTGATTGATGGCATAGGAGATGTCTCTTTGCCAAGGTTGGGATACAAGACTCCTCTGCAAGCAGCCAAAATACCAAATTTAGATGCCATTGCATCTGCTGGAGTTAATGGTCTCATGGATCCTGTTGAAGTAGGCTTGGGTTGTGGAAGCGACACCGCACACCTTTCTTTATTGGGTTATAACCCAAGAATATATTACCGAGGCCGAGGTGCATTTGAGTCCATGGGTGCTGGATTAGCAATGTTACCTGGAGATATTGCATTCAAG TCAAACTTTGCAACTTTAGATGAGAAGACTGGAATAGTCACCAGTAGAAGGGCTGACAGGCACTTCGAAGAAGAAGGCCCCATCCTCTGTGCTGCACTGGATGGAATGAAGCTGCCATCTTTTCCTCAGTATGAAGTCAGAGTCAG GTATGCAACAGAGCATAGATGCGGAGTGGTTGTGAAAGGACCGAATTTGAGTGGAAATATATCAGGAACAGACCCATTAAAGGATAACCGTTTGCTTTTGCAAGCTACAGCTCTAGATGATACTGATGAAGCAAAGCACACAGCTGCAGTTGTTAATGAATTGTCCAAGGAGATATCAGGAATTCTTGTTTCTCACCCTTTGAATGCAAAGCGGGCAGCAGAAGGAAAGAACATTGCTAATGTTGTCCTTTTACGAGGTTGCGGTATTCGCATTGAG gTTCCTCCGTTTGAAAAGAAACATGGGCTATGGCCATGCATGGTAGCTCCCACTAAAATTATAGCTGGCCTGGGCTTATCACTTGGTATTGATATCCTAGAAGCTCCTGGAGCAACTGGAGACTATCGAACACTTCTAACTTCCAAAGCAACTGCCATAGCTAAAGCACTATCAGCTCCTTTGCAGTCTTGCCCTAGTGTTTTTGTACCAGGGGAGGATGAGCACAAACCTGGCCGATCGGATGGCTATGATTTTGGGTTTCTTCACATTAAG GCTATTGATGATGCAGGCCATGACAAGGCGAGCATTTTCAAAGTCAAAGCAATGGAAGCTGTAGACAGAGCTATAGGACAGCTGGCCAGGCTCCTCTGGCAGGCAGAATCAACTGGGAAATTTGAATACTATCTTTGTGTTACTGGAGACCATTCTACTCCAGTTGAATATGGAGATCACAGTTTTGAACCTGTTCCATTTGCAATTTGTCAGTTGAAAGACTTTGTTGATGCAATGGGTGGAGAAGCCGTCATCATGAAAACTTCACTTGAACCATTCCCTCTTCCAACCATCAAGGGGGATGAAGATCTAACAGAAGGTTTGGAAAAGATGGAAGAGAGAAGTAAACAAGCTTTCAATGGTGATTCGGTTTCAGAATTTACTGAAATAGCAGCTGCAAGGGGATGTCTTGGGCGATTCTCAGGGAGCGAGATGATGGGAATTATTAAGACATATCTTAAGCTAAAAGCATGA